In Hypomesus transpacificus isolate Combined female chromosome 4, fHypTra1, whole genome shotgun sequence, the following are encoded in one genomic region:
- the LOC124467619 gene encoding POU domain, class 2, transcription factor 2, whose protein sequence is MSKAAEDENPGVELPGESTDSERNTPDISDQPLKTSPFNLSPTLASSKGKTEEGPEMTTSHVQPPAPPQQHAPHPHTQLMLAGSQLAGLAALLPAQQQLLLQQAQAQLLAAAVQQSNAAHAHAAAHAAAAANQAQAQQQHQAAKQEQSTVQAPPQLPLSQPIQLTAQDIQQLLQLQQLVLMPGHHLQNPGQFLLPQAQQPQQGLLSTQNMISLPPQNQGGLLTSPPRMGLQAQRRHGDSHLSLQREKSDGGVSSGGGGASVTSVTSHGEEPSDLEELEQFARTFKQRRIKLGFTQGDVGMAMGKLYGNDFSQTTISRFEALNLSFKNMCKLKPLLEKWLSDAETMAIDSMLPSPSSLSSPMMGFDGLPGRRRKKRTSIETNVRVALERNFLSNQKPTSEEILLMAEQLNMEKEVIRVWFCNRRQKEKRINPSSATPPLPSQPPPVTHKPPCYSPHMMSSQGLSQVVTTLSTTATSPTSSVTCPLTPSGSASVTPPPHSTASPAPPGLSTQGMNTGNAMMGVSTVMSQALLGSSPLATMQALAASGGQLSISSLDTSGQMILGAAPGGPGGGSLRPSLFLNRPTLMPMAAGAAGMGLVSGLRESPPPGASGMSLGESLSPSPCSSPASFCSFSEASPPPLDGAMAE, encoded by the exons ATGTCCAAAGCAGCAGAAGATGAGAACCCTGGAGTAGAGCTTCCAGGGGAGAGCACAG ACTCTGAGAGGAACACACCAGACATCAGTGATCAG CCTTTAAAAACAAGTCCTTTCaatctctcccccactctggCCAGCTCCAAA GGTAAGACGGAGGAAGGTCCTGAGATGACCACCAGCCATGTCCAGCCCCCTGCTCCACCCCAGCAGCAcgccccccaccctcacacacaactGATGCTGGCTGGCAGTCAACTGGCAGGG TTggcagccctcctccctgcccagcagcagctcctcctccagcaggcgcAAGCTCAGCTATTGGCTGCTGCCGTGCAACAGTCTAACGCTGCACACGCCCACGCCGCTGCCCATGCCGctgcagcagccaatcaggcaCAGGCACAGCAACAGCATCAGGCTGCCAAACAGGAGCAAAGCACTGTCCAAGCTCCGCCCCAGCTGCCCCTGTCTCAGCCAATTCAACTAACCGCCCAG GATATCCAGCAGCTGTTGCAGCTGCAGCAGTTGGTTCTGATGCCGGGTCACCACCTACAGAACCCAGGCCAGTTCCTGCTTCCCCAGGCCCAGCAGCCCCAACAGG GTTTGCTATCGACACAAAATATGATTTCTCTACCTCCGCAGAACCAGGGGGGGCTCCTTACCTCCCCTCCCCGAATGGGACTGCAAGCACAG CGTCGACACGGCGACAGTCACTTGTCACTCCAGAGGGAGAAGAGCGATGGGGGGGTGTCCtcaggagggggcggggcctctgTCACCTCCGTGACCTCACATGGGGAGGAGCCTAGTGACCTGGAAGAACTGGAGCAGTTCGCCCGAACCTTCAAACAGAGACGCATCAAACTGGGATTCACACAG ggtgaTGTGGGTATGGCCATGGGGAAGCTGTATGGTAATGACTTCAGCCAGACCACCATCTCCCGCTTCGAGGCCCTCAACCTGAGCTTCAAGAACATGTGCAAGCTCAAGCCTCTTCTCGAGAAGTGGCTCAGTGATGCAG AAACCATGGCGATAGACAGTATGCTGCCCagccccagctctctctcctcccctatgATGGGCTTTGATGGGTTGCCAGGGCGACGCAGAAAGAAACGTACCAGCATCGAGACCAACGTCCGAGTGGCCTTGGAGCGCAACTTCCTCTCG AACCAGAAGCCTACCTCGGAGGAGATCTTACTGATGGCGGAGCAGCTGAACATGGAGAAGGAGGTGATCCGCGTCTGGTTCTGCAACCGACGGCAGAAAGAGAAACGCATCAACCCCTCCAGCGccaccccccccctgcccagccAGCCCCCCCCTGTGACGCACAAACCCCCCTGCTACAGCCCGCACATG ATGTCCAGTCAGGGATTGTCCCAGGTCGTCACCACTCTCAGCACAACAG CTACCAGTCCGACGTCATCGGTCACCTGCCCTCTGACCCCAAGTGGCTCTGCCTCTGTGACCCCGCCTCCACACAGCACTGCTAGCCCAGCCCCTCCCGGCCTCAGCACCCAGGGCATGAACACTGG GAACGCAATGATGGGAGTAAGCACAGTCATGAGTCAAGCTCTCCTCGGAAGCAGTCCCCTGGCCACAATGCAAG CCCTAGCTGCCAGTGGTGGTCAACTGTCCATTTCCAGTCTTGATACGAGTGGCCAGATGATTCTGGGCGCGGCCCCTGGGGGTCCTGGCGGTGGCAGCCTCcgtccttccctcttcctcaaCCGCCCCACCCTGATGCCCATGGCAGCGGGTGCCGCAGGCATGGGATTGGTCAGCGGCCTCAGAGAGTCCCCACCCCCTGGTGCCAGCGGAATGAGCCTTGGTgaatccctctccccctctccatgctCTAGCCCCGCCTCCTTCTGCTCCTTTAGTGAAGCCTCCCCCCCGCCTCTGGACGGGGCCATGGCCGAGTGA